A DNA window from Ranitomeya imitator isolate aRanImi1 chromosome 2, aRanImi1.pri, whole genome shotgun sequence contains the following coding sequences:
- the LOC138666826 gene encoding olfactory receptor 5V1-like: MFNVSMKSQSRVAEFTVECFPDISPIPLFIIILIIYLSIVLGNITVYICISVDTRLHTPMYIFLGSLSIVDILSASNILPSLLSMLFTQQKTISFNGCMAQLYFFIYLTCTEFFLLAVMAYDRYVAICHPLHYALFMSIKLCTSFLVGTWTAAALEPVLHTVFIANLSFCSSVQVNHFFCDISPLLKLSCDDTIHVEIATYVLGAIVGLTAFTLTLLSYVYIINAILNIKSADGRRKAFFTCASHLTSVIVFYGTSLSLHVRPTSTYEPRHDKLFSLLYIILIPLLNPPIYTMKNKHFKEAFVRCFKATM, encoded by the coding sequence ATGTTTAATGTGAGCATGAAGAGTCAGTCCAGGGTGGCCGAATTTACCGTGGAATGTTTCCCGGACATCTCTCCGATTCCTCTCTTTATAATAATCTTAATCATTTATCTTAGCATTGTATTGGGGAATATAACGGTGTATATATGTATTTCTGTGGACACTCGTCTGCACACACCAATGTACATTTTTCTGGGCAGCTTATCAATTGTAGACATTTTGTCCGCCTCAAATATCCTGCCATCGCTCCTCTCCATGCTCTTCACTCAGCAGAAGACCATATCATTTAATGGATGTATGGCGCAACTGTATTTCTTCATCTACCTTACCTGTACCGAGTTTTTCCTTCTCGCAGTCATGGCTTATGACCGGTATGTAGCCATCTGTCACCCACTACATTACGCCCTATTTATGAGCATAAAACTTTGCACGTCGTTCTTAGTAGGGACGTGGACTGCTGCTGCTCTGGAACCGGTTTTACATACAGTTTTCATTGCCAACTTGTCATTTTGTTCATCAGTCCAAGTCAATCATTTTTTCTGCGACATTTCCCCTCTGTTAAAGCTTTCATGCGATGATACCATCCATGTTGAAATTGCAACATACGTACTGGGAGCGATTGTAGGGCTGACTGCATTCACATTAACGCTGTTGTCCTATGTATATATTATCAACGCCATATTGAATATTAAGTCTGCAGATGGGAGACGGAAAGCCTTCTTTACCTGCGCCTCTCACCTGACATCTGTCATTGTATTTTATGGGACCTCCCTTTCTTTACATGTAAGACCCACATCAACATACGAACCAAGGCATGACAAGCTTTTCTCTCTTCTTTACATCATACTGATCCCATTATTGAACCCCCCTATTTACACCATGAAGAATAAGCACTTTAAAGAAGCATTTGTTAGATGTTTCAAGGCAACAATGTAA